A genomic region of Mesorhizobium sp. NZP2077 contains the following coding sequences:
- a CDS encoding glutamine synthetase family protein: MPDKNTNKAAISNDPKAWLAQHGINEVECLVPDMNGVLRGKALPTAKFLKALEDRALYLPSSAFLVSIDGRYSGSIDEGFAYSDPDMRMVPDVSTLCLAPGAGAGKAYVFADAFHMDGRPWMASPRHVLRAVLDLYRQRGWRAVVAPELEFYLTAPNPDPDRPLTAPVGANGRAEGVQHPYDMAALEEFEPVIRRVYDYAAAAGLPLDTLIHESGTGQLEINLLHGDALPLADQVLLFKRLTRQAAQQCGMHATFMAKPIAAQAGSSMHLHMSVVDEAGNALFAGADDADTEMFGHFIGGLQKYVPEIMPLFAPNVNSFRRIRPNHSAPANIEWSHDNRSCGLRVPAGGRAARRVENRLPGADCNPYLAIAGSLLAGYLGVEQKLARSAEASGNAYKIKSTLPKTMEEALDRFTACEPVRALLGEDFFQTYLRVKSVELDLFQSVVTSWERDHLLLKV, from the coding sequence ATGCCAGACAAAAACACGAATAAAGCTGCAATCTCCAACGACCCCAAGGCCTGGCTGGCCCAGCACGGCATCAACGAGGTCGAGTGCCTGGTGCCCGACATGAACGGTGTGCTGCGCGGCAAGGCGCTGCCGACGGCCAAATTCCTCAAGGCGCTGGAAGACCGCGCGCTTTATCTGCCGAGCAGCGCCTTCCTGGTCAGCATCGATGGCCGCTATTCCGGCTCGATCGACGAGGGTTTTGCCTATTCGGATCCGGACATGCGCATGGTGCCGGACGTCTCGACGCTGTGCCTGGCGCCGGGTGCGGGCGCTGGCAAGGCCTATGTCTTCGCCGACGCCTTCCACATGGATGGCAGGCCATGGATGGCCTCGCCGCGCCATGTGCTGCGCGCCGTGCTCGATCTCTACCGGCAGCGCGGCTGGCGCGCGGTGGTGGCACCGGAGCTTGAATTCTATCTCACCGCGCCCAACCCCGATCCAGACAGACCGTTGACCGCGCCGGTCGGCGCCAATGGCCGCGCGGAGGGCGTGCAGCATCCCTATGACATGGCGGCGCTCGAAGAATTCGAGCCGGTGATCCGCCGCGTCTATGACTATGCCGCGGCCGCCGGCCTGCCGCTCGACACGCTGATCCATGAATCGGGTACGGGGCAGCTGGAGATCAATCTCCTGCATGGCGACGCGCTGCCGCTTGCCGACCAGGTGCTGCTGTTCAAGCGGCTGACGCGCCAGGCCGCGCAGCAATGCGGCATGCACGCGACCTTCATGGCCAAGCCGATCGCGGCGCAGGCCGGCAGCTCGATGCATCTGCACATGTCTGTCGTCGATGAGGCGGGCAATGCGCTGTTTGCCGGCGCTGATGATGCCGACACCGAAATGTTCGGCCATTTCATCGGCGGCCTGCAGAAATATGTGCCCGAGATCATGCCGCTGTTCGCGCCCAACGTGAATTCTTTCCGCCGCATAAGGCCGAACCACAGCGCGCCGGCCAACATCGAATGGTCGCACGACAACCGCTCCTGCGGCCTGCGCGTGCCGGCCGGTGGCCGCGCCGCAAGGCGGGTGGAGAACCGCCTGCCGGGCGCCGATTGCAATCCCTATCTGGCAATCGCCGGTTCGCTGCTCGCCGGCTATCTCGGCGTCGAGCAGAAGCTGGCTCGCTCGGCCGAGGCTTCGGGCAATGCCTACAAGATCAAGAGCACGCTGCCGAAGACCATGGAGGAGGCGCTCGACCGCTTCACCGCTTGCGAACCGGTGCGGGCATTGCTCGGCGAGGATTTCTTCCAGACCTATCTGCGCGTCAAGAGCGTTGAGCTCGACCTGTTCCAGAGCGTGGTAACGAGCTGGGAACGCGACCATTTGCTGCTGAAGGTGTGA
- a CDS encoding FAD-binding oxidoreductase, giving the protein MTSSTGFNSGLDIGKSYYVATANPAPDHPALVGDVDADLVVVGGGCTGLSAALHAAERGLKVVLLEGGKIGWGASGRNGGQMIPGLRKGAKGLVKLYGPERAKVLFDLAFEARGLVLDIIERHAIDCDLRLTGHLVGAVNGSDLKDLEDEAKCLESVMKFRDVEILSAADASAKVDTPYHGAMYEPLGGHMHPLNYTLGLARAAVAAGVSIHENSVAVKLEREPSIRVSTSKGSVRAKHVVLAGDALLHGLEPRVNSRIMPVGNYIVATEPLEGKRNVIPANVAVSDTRFVVNYYRMSADGRLLFGGGERYTPSPPADIAGFVRPHMEATFPQLKGCRIDHAWGGLVSVTTSRLPHVGHYGEVYFAHGYSGKGVILSTLSGKLLAEAITGDASRLDLFSTLTPLPFPGGTALRGPLYVLGMLWYAMRDRIKH; this is encoded by the coding sequence ATGACATCTTCAACGGGTTTCAATTCCGGTCTCGATATCGGCAAATCCTATTATGTCGCGACCGCCAATCCGGCTCCGGACCATCCGGCGCTGGTCGGCGATGTCGATGCCGACCTCGTCGTCGTCGGCGGCGGCTGCACCGGCCTGTCTGCCGCCCTTCATGCCGCGGAGCGTGGCTTGAAGGTGGTACTGCTCGAAGGTGGCAAGATCGGCTGGGGCGCATCGGGGCGCAATGGCGGCCAGATGATTCCCGGCCTGCGCAAGGGCGCCAAGGGATTGGTCAAGCTTTACGGTCCCGAGCGGGCGAAGGTGCTGTTCGACCTTGCCTTCGAAGCACGCGGGCTGGTGCTCGACATCATCGAGCGTCACGCCATCGACTGCGATCTGAGACTGACCGGCCATCTGGTCGGCGCGGTCAACGGCTCCGACCTCAAAGACCTCGAGGACGAAGCAAAGTGCCTCGAAAGCGTGATGAAATTCCGCGATGTCGAGATCCTGTCGGCAGCGGACGCCAGCGCCAAGGTCGACACGCCCTATCATGGCGCGATGTATGAGCCGCTGGGCGGCCACATGCATCCGCTGAACTACACGCTCGGCCTTGCCCGGGCGGCAGTGGCCGCCGGCGTCAGCATCCATGAGAACTCGGTGGCGGTGAAGCTCGAGCGCGAGCCTTCGATCCGGGTCTCGACGTCAAAGGGCTCGGTCCGGGCCAAACATGTCGTGCTGGCGGGCGATGCGTTGCTGCATGGGCTTGAGCCGCGCGTCAACAGCCGCATCATGCCGGTCGGCAACTACATCGTCGCCACCGAGCCGCTGGAAGGCAAACGCAACGTCATCCCGGCCAATGTCGCGGTGTCGGACACACGCTTCGTCGTCAACTATTACCGCATGTCGGCGGATGGACGCCTGCTGTTCGGCGGCGGCGAGCGCTACACGCCATCGCCGCCGGCCGATATTGCCGGCTTCGTGCGGCCGCACATGGAAGCGACGTTTCCGCAGCTCAAGGGCTGCCGCATCGACCATGCCTGGGGCGGGCTGGTGTCGGTGACGACGTCGCGGCTGCCGCATGTCGGGCACTATGGCGAGGTCTATTTCGCGCATGGCTATTCCGGCAAGGGCGTCATCCTGTCGACGCTGTCGGGCAAGCTGCTGGCGGAAGCGATCACAGGCGATGCTTCACGGCTCGATTTGTTCTCGACGCTGACGCCGCTGCCGTTCCCGGGCGGCACGGCGCTGCGTGGCCCGCTCTATGTGCTGGGCATGCTGTGGTACGCGATGCGGGATCGGATCAAGCATTGA
- a CDS encoding IclR family transcriptional regulator C-terminal domain-containing protein: MDEEAASRDHVGSLERGLAVMEILARHPTGMTLTEMAEEAGLTRAGARRFLLTLVATGYATQDGRVFSLSPRLLTVARTWLGGGSLWSFAAPIMRAVATQLNEACSAAILSSHDVVYVARIPGRRILSVSLDVGTRLPAYCTSMGRILLAGLTSGELDAFLSQATIERRTPKTITDIGLLADAIGKAKAVGFAIVDEELELGLRSIAVPIRDRAERTVAAINVSTQSARFSVAEMEREILPALLEARQRIEDFFVV, encoded by the coding sequence ATGGACGAAGAAGCCGCTTCCCGTGACCATGTCGGCTCGCTCGAGCGCGGCCTTGCCGTGATGGAGATTCTCGCCCGGCATCCCACGGGCATGACTCTGACCGAGATGGCCGAGGAAGCGGGCCTGACCCGCGCCGGCGCCCGCCGCTTTCTGCTGACGCTGGTTGCGACCGGCTACGCAACACAAGACGGCCGCGTGTTCTCGCTGTCGCCGCGCCTGCTGACCGTTGCCCGCACATGGCTCGGCGGCGGCTCGCTGTGGAGCTTCGCCGCACCCATCATGCGTGCTGTTGCAACGCAGTTGAACGAGGCCTGCTCGGCGGCGATCCTGTCGAGCCATGATGTCGTCTATGTCGCCCGCATTCCCGGCCGCCGCATCCTCAGCGTGTCACTCGATGTCGGCACCAGGCTGCCCGCCTATTGCACGTCGATGGGCCGCATCCTGCTTGCCGGCCTGACATCAGGGGAACTGGACGCATTTCTCAGCCAGGCGACGATCGAGAGGCGAACGCCGAAGACGATCACCGACATTGGGCTGCTTGCCGACGCCATCGGCAAGGCCAAGGCCGTCGGCTTTGCCATTGTCGACGAGGAGCTGGAACTTGGCCTGCGTTCCATCGCCGTGCCGATCCGCGACCGAGCAGAACGCACGGTCGCGGCAATCAACGTCTCGACCCAGTCGGCGCGGTTTTCGGTCGCGGAGATGGAGCGGGAAATCCTGCCGGCGCTGCTGGAGGCCAGGCAGCGCATCGAGGATTTCTTTGTGGTCTAG
- a CDS encoding CoA transferase subunit A: MVKFLPLKQAVAENLNNGDTVAFEGFTHLIPTAAAHEAIRQGFRDLTLIRMTPDLIYDQMIGMGMAKKIIFSYVGNPGVGLLRRARDAIENGFPRSLEVEEHSHAGMANAYEAGAAGLPCAVFRGYRGAGLAAVNPNIKSVTCPFTGEVLAAVPSIRPDVTFIHAQKADKKGNVLVEGIIGIQKEAVLAARRAVVTVEEVVDNFDDLHPNLTVLPRWTIAAISVVPGGSHPSYAHGYYARDNAAYLEWDDIAADRERFQAWMQANVIEKSADDFAARIEHLRKAA; encoded by the coding sequence ATGGTCAAGTTCCTGCCGCTCAAACAGGCCGTGGCCGAGAATTTGAACAATGGCGATACCGTCGCCTTCGAGGGCTTCACCCATCTGATCCCGACGGCCGCGGCACATGAGGCGATCCGCCAGGGATTTCGCGACCTGACCCTGATCAGGATGACGCCGGACCTGATCTACGACCAGATGATTGGCATGGGTATGGCGAAGAAAATCATCTTCTCCTATGTCGGCAATCCGGGTGTCGGCCTGCTGCGGCGCGCCCGCGACGCGATCGAGAACGGATTTCCCCGGTCGCTCGAGGTCGAGGAACACAGCCATGCCGGCATGGCCAACGCCTATGAGGCGGGCGCGGCCGGTCTGCCTTGTGCTGTGTTTCGCGGCTATCGCGGTGCCGGCCTTGCGGCGGTCAATCCGAACATCAAGTCGGTCACCTGTCCGTTCACCGGCGAGGTGCTGGCCGCGGTTCCCTCGATCCGACCCGACGTCACCTTCATCCATGCGCAGAAGGCCGACAAAAAAGGCAATGTGCTGGTCGAGGGCATCATCGGTATCCAGAAGGAAGCGGTTCTGGCGGCCAGGCGCGCTGTGGTGACGGTCGAGGAAGTGGTCGACAATTTCGACGATCTGCATCCCAATCTGACCGTGCTGCCGCGCTGGACCATCGCGGCGATCTCCGTCGTGCCCGGTGGATCGCACCCATCTTACGCACACGGCTATTACGCGCGTGACAATGCCGCCTACCTTGAATGGGACGACATCGCGGCCGACCGCGAGAGATTCCAGGCGTGGATGCAGGCGAATGTCATCGAGAAGAGCGCCGACGATTTCGCGGCCCGCATCGAGCATCTGAGGAAAGCGGCATGA
- a CDS encoding CoA-transferase subunit beta codes for MSDNQLGFTPNEMMTIAASRALRNDDVCFVGIGAPSAACNVARLTHAPDITLIYESGTIGTAPDVLPLSIGDGELCETAVTTVAVPEMFRYWLQGGRISIGFLGAAQLDKFGNINTTVIGDYFHPKTRLPGGGGAPEIATSSKEVYITMAQTKRGMVEKIDFFTSFGHGEGGDHRQRLGIDTAGPTLLITDLAIWKPDPVSKEFTVVSLHPGVTRQQVQDSCGWVVKFAEALDETPAPSELELKTLRDLQARTKAAHEGTGKAKAA; via the coding sequence ATGAGCGACAATCAGCTGGGCTTCACTCCGAACGAGATGATGACCATCGCCGCCAGCCGTGCGCTGCGGAATGACGATGTCTGCTTCGTCGGCATCGGCGCGCCGTCCGCCGCCTGCAATGTGGCGAGGCTGACGCATGCGCCTGATATCACATTGATCTATGAGAGCGGCACGATCGGCACCGCGCCTGACGTGCTGCCGCTGTCGATTGGCGACGGCGAATTGTGCGAGACCGCGGTTACCACCGTCGCGGTGCCGGAAATGTTCCGCTACTGGCTGCAGGGCGGCCGCATCTCGATCGGTTTCCTCGGTGCGGCCCAGCTCGACAAGTTCGGCAACATCAACACCACCGTCATCGGCGACTATTTCCACCCGAAGACCAGGCTGCCCGGCGGCGGCGGCGCGCCGGAGATCGCGACCTCGTCGAAGGAGGTCTACATCACCATGGCGCAGACCAAGCGCGGCATGGTCGAGAAGATCGATTTCTTCACCTCCTTCGGCCATGGCGAGGGCGGCGACCATCGCCAGCGCCTCGGCATCGACACCGCTGGCCCGACGCTGCTGATTACCGATCTTGCCATCTGGAAGCCGGACCCTGTGAGCAAGGAATTCACCGTCGTGTCGCTGCACCCCGGCGTCACCCGCCAGCAGGTGCAGGACAGCTGTGGCTGGGTGGTTAAGTTCGCAGAGGCGCTTGACGAAACACCGGCGCCAAGCGAACTCGAACTGAAGACATTGCGAGACCTGCAGGCCCGCACCAAGGCGGCGCATGAGGGAACCGGAAAAGCAAAGGCTGCATGA
- the pcaF gene encoding 3-oxoadipyl-CoA thiolase: MAEAYICDYIRTPMGRFGGSLSSVRADDLGAIPLKALAERNTGIDWQAVDDVVYGCANQAGEDNRNVARMALLLAGLPKEIPCSTVNRLCGSGMDALTIAARAIKAGEAELMIAGGVESMSRAPFVMPKADTAFSRNAEIYDTTIGWRFVNPLMKKQYGVDSMPVTGENVAEDFSVSRADQDAFAVRSQDKAVAAQSNGRLAKEITPVTIPQRKGDAVVVVKDEHPRAGTTVEALAKLPTPFRQGGTVTAGNASGVNDGAAALIVASEAAMKKYGLTPIARILGGAAAGVAPRIMGIGPAPATQRLCARLGLTPQQFDVIELNEAFASQGIAVLRQLGIAEDAPHVNPNGGAIALGHPLGMSGARISGTAALELRERGGRYALATMCIGVGQGIAIALERV; encoded by the coding sequence ATGGCCGAGGCCTATATTTGCGACTATATCCGCACGCCGATGGGCCGTTTTGGCGGTTCGCTGTCCTCGGTACGTGCCGATGATCTCGGTGCCATCCCGCTGAAGGCACTGGCCGAGCGCAATACCGGCATCGACTGGCAGGCGGTCGACGACGTTGTCTATGGCTGCGCCAACCAGGCCGGCGAGGACAACCGCAACGTGGCGCGCATGGCCCTGCTGCTGGCCGGCCTGCCGAAGGAAATCCCATGCTCGACCGTCAATCGCCTGTGCGGGTCCGGGATGGACGCGCTGACCATCGCCGCGCGCGCCATCAAGGCCGGTGAAGCCGAGTTGATGATTGCCGGCGGCGTCGAGTCCATGAGCCGCGCTCCCTTCGTCATGCCCAAGGCCGACACGGCGTTTTCGCGCAATGCCGAGATTTACGACACCACCATCGGCTGGCGCTTCGTCAATCCGTTGATGAAGAAGCAGTATGGCGTCGATTCGATGCCGGTAACCGGCGAGAATGTCGCCGAGGATTTTTCCGTGTCGCGCGCGGATCAGGACGCTTTTGCCGTGCGCAGCCAGGACAAGGCGGTCGCCGCACAGTCCAACGGCCGGCTGGCCAAGGAGATCACCCCGGTGACGATCCCGCAGCGCAAGGGCGATGCGGTTGTCGTCGTGAAGGACGAGCACCCCCGCGCCGGCACCACGGTAGAGGCGCTGGCCAAACTGCCGACGCCGTTCCGCCAGGGCGGCACGGTGACGGCCGGCAACGCCTCCGGCGTCAATGACGGCGCCGCCGCGCTGATCGTCGCTTCCGAGGCAGCCATGAAGAAATACGGCCTGACGCCGATCGCCCGCATCCTCGGCGGGGCCGCCGCCGGCGTCGCGCCGCGCATCATGGGCATCGGGCCGGCGCCGGCGACGCAGAGGCTGTGCGCGCGGCTTGGACTGACGCCACAACAGTTCGATGTCATCGAGCTCAACGAAGCCTTTGCCTCGCAAGGCATCGCGGTGCTGCGCCAGCTCGGCATTGCCGAGGACGCGCCGCACGTCAACCCAAATGGCGGTGCCATCGCGCTCGGCCATCCCCTGGGCATGTCGGGCGCCCGCATCTCCGGCACGGCGGCGCTGGAGCTGCGCGAACGCGGCGGCCGCTATGCGCTGGCCACAATGTGCATCGGCGTCGGCCAGGGCATCGCCATCGCGCTAGAACGGGTCTGA
- a CDS encoding BMP family protein, which translates to MENRTNKFQIKREGISRRNVLELGALGLAAAMLPGAAFAKDKKLKVAAIFATPIEEPWDNQIHVALQKAQKELGIDYKWSEKVQTADFSRVMREYAQGGYQLVLGDAFAAERESRRTAKQFPKTAWLFGSGAGPAEPNFGVFDNWIHEPAYLSGMIAGKMSKSGTVGAVAAMGIPEVNRLVNAFFAGAKEVNPNIKKKVAFIGSFFDPPKAKEAAVAQIDAGVDVIYAERFGVIEAAVEKKIYAISNMSDQSSLGPDTVITGPVWDMYPTVEQAIKLVKAGVYTAQDYGDFSRMAKGGSYLAPYHKFDKTLPADVKDLVEKKKAEILEGNFRVDVDENTPVSD; encoded by the coding sequence ATGGAAAACCGCACGAACAAATTCCAGATAAAACGCGAAGGGATTTCGCGGCGCAACGTGCTGGAGCTTGGTGCGCTTGGCCTGGCCGCGGCGATGCTGCCGGGTGCCGCTTTTGCCAAGGACAAGAAGCTGAAGGTCGCGGCGATCTTCGCCACGCCGATCGAGGAGCCATGGGACAACCAGATCCATGTCGCCCTGCAGAAGGCGCAGAAGGAACTCGGCATCGACTACAAATGGTCTGAGAAGGTGCAGACCGCCGACTTCAGCCGCGTCATGCGTGAATATGCGCAAGGCGGCTACCAGCTGGTGCTGGGCGACGCCTTCGCCGCCGAGCGTGAATCGCGCCGCACCGCCAAGCAGTTCCCGAAAACCGCCTGGCTGTTCGGCTCGGGTGCCGGCCCCGCAGAACCCAATTTCGGCGTCTTCGACAACTGGATCCACGAGCCCGCTTATCTCTCCGGCATGATCGCCGGCAAGATGTCGAAATCGGGTACGGTCGGCGCCGTCGCGGCGATGGGCATTCCGGAGGTGAACCGGCTGGTTAACGCCTTCTTCGCTGGCGCCAAGGAGGTCAATCCGAACATCAAGAAGAAGGTCGCCTTCATCGGCTCCTTCTTCGATCCGCCAAAGGCCAAGGAAGCGGCGGTGGCGCAGATCGATGCCGGCGTCGACGTCATCTATGCCGAGCGCTTCGGCGTCATCGAGGCGGCGGTCGAGAAGAAGATCTATGCCATCTCCAACATGTCCGACCAGTCGAGCCTCGGTCCCGATACGGTCATCACCGGCCCGGTCTGGGACATGTATCCGACGGTCGAGCAGGCGATCAAGCTGGTCAAGGCCGGCGTCTACACGGCGCAGGACTATGGCGATTTCTCGCGCATGGCCAAGGGCGGCTCGTATCTCGCCCCCTACCACAAGTTCGACAAGACGCTGCCTGCCGACGTCAAGGATCTGGTCGAGAAGAAGAAGGCCGAGATCTTGGAAGGCAATTTCCGGGTGGATGTGGACGAGAACACGCCGGTTTCGGATTAG
- a CDS encoding ABC transporter ATP-binding protein gives MPAPLIEMRGITKSFGAVKANEAVDLSVAPGEILGLLGENGAGKTTLMNVLFGAYAPDAGEILIQGRPVRITSSADALAAGIGMVHQHFHLAPRLTVLENLLIGIPGKAGRLDRSGGLARLAEISRQHGLTLNPDMPVSALSVGEQQRLEIVKALFRGAKLLILDEPTAVLAPSEVDGLFSALRSMAAQGLGIIFISHKLNEVRALTHRCTVLRLGRVAGRVDDPANTTSAEMAQLMCGHEIVPPARGPSTPGADVLTLDGISTSKHSGTVLRDVSLAVRAGEILGIAGVSGNGQRALAEVISGVRAPDTGQMTIAGQKVTRFSPREVQALGLGRIPEDRMTTGLVTNLPLADSMVLPRIGTAAFSSKGLLKPDAIRAFAEEQIKAYDIRCPGPMTRAGALSGGNLQKALLARELAFDPKVLIVSQPTRGLDIGAARFIHEKFLDMRGKGCGIIVIGEDLEELLVLCDRIAVMYEGRIVGTLDSADATIARLGLLMTGAEGHG, from the coding sequence TTGCCCGCCCCACTCATCGAAATGCGCGGCATCACCAAGAGCTTTGGCGCCGTCAAGGCGAACGAGGCTGTCGATCTCAGCGTGGCACCGGGTGAAATCCTCGGCTTGCTGGGCGAGAACGGCGCCGGCAAGACGACGCTGATGAATGTGCTGTTCGGCGCCTATGCGCCGGATGCCGGGGAAATCCTGATCCAGGGTCGGCCGGTGCGGATCACCAGCTCGGCCGATGCGCTGGCTGCCGGCATCGGCATGGTGCACCAGCATTTTCATCTCGCGCCACGGCTGACGGTGCTGGAAAACCTGCTCATCGGCATACCGGGCAAAGCGGGGCGGCTAGACCGCTCCGGCGGGCTAGCGCGGCTGGCCGAAATCAGCCGCCAGCATGGGCTGACGCTTAATCCCGACATGCCGGTCTCGGCGCTTTCGGTCGGCGAGCAGCAGCGGCTCGAGATCGTCAAGGCGCTGTTTCGCGGCGCCAAGCTTTTGATCCTCGATGAGCCGACCGCCGTGTTGGCACCGAGCGAGGTCGATGGGCTGTTTTCGGCGTTGCGCTCGATGGCGGCGCAAGGCCTCGGCATCATCTTCATCTCGCACAAGCTCAATGAGGTGCGGGCGCTGACGCATCGCTGCACGGTGCTGCGGCTTGGCCGTGTCGCCGGCCGCGTCGATGATCCCGCCAACACGACATCGGCTGAAATGGCACAACTGATGTGCGGCCATGAGATCGTACCACCCGCAAGGGGGCCGTCGACGCCGGGTGCTGATGTGCTGACCCTCGACGGCATTTCCACTTCAAAACATTCGGGCACGGTGCTGCGCGACGTGTCGCTTGCCGTTCGTGCCGGCGAAATCCTCGGCATCGCCGGCGTGTCGGGCAATGGCCAGCGGGCGCTGGCGGAGGTGATCTCCGGCGTGCGTGCGCCCGATACCGGCCAGATGACGATTGCCGGCCAGAAGGTCACCCGGTTTTCGCCGCGCGAGGTGCAGGCGCTCGGCCTTGGCCGCATCCCGGAAGACCGCATGACCACCGGGCTGGTCACCAATCTGCCGCTTGCCGATTCCATGGTGCTGCCGCGCATCGGCACTGCCGCGTTCAGCAGCAAGGGCCTGCTCAAGCCGGATGCGATCCGCGCCTTTGCCGAAGAACAGATCAAGGCCTATGACATCAGGTGCCCGGGGCCGATGACCCGTGCCGGCGCGCTGTCGGGCGGCAATCTGCAAAAGGCACTGTTGGCGCGCGAGCTTGCCTTCGATCCGAAGGTGCTGATCGTGTCACAGCCGACACGCGGCCTCGATATCGGTGCCGCTCGTTTCATCCATGAAAAATTCCTCGACATGCGCGGCAAGGGCTGCGGCATCATCGTCATCGGCGAGGATTTGGAAGAATTGCTGGTGCTCTGCGACCGCATCGCGGTGATGTATGAGGGCCGCATCGTCGGTACGCTCGACAGCGCCGATGCGACGATCGCACGGCTCGGCCTGCTGATGACCGGGGCGGAGGGCCACGGCTGA
- a CDS encoding ABC transporter permease, with translation MFRLEVRTSTPAWFNLALPLLAIAATLVLCSGLIALAGAGVLESYSVMFTASLGDSYAITETLVRAAPMIFTGLAVAVAFRAKFWNIGAEGQLLAGAVASCFVGAIPMPGPLAMLLMAVAGAAAGAAVALVPATLRVKFKVDDVVSSLLLNSVIYYALMALIEGPWKDSFSGYPISPPIEDSANFPVLIEGTRLHLGVIVALITAPLIWFLIARTTLGFKIRVTGENPEAARYGGINVERVLLSTALLSGALAGLAGVGEVGGVHFQVMSDISPGYGYSGIVVAMLARLNPLGVVPAAIFLAAVMTGAEAMSRATGVPAFLSDVIQGTALLAMLVALLFTAYRVRRVGAAR, from the coding sequence ATGTTTCGCCTGGAAGTCCGCACGTCAACGCCCGCCTGGTTCAACCTCGCTCTGCCCCTGCTGGCGATCGCGGCGACACTTGTGCTGTGCAGCGGCCTGATCGCGCTGGCCGGCGCCGGTGTGCTCGAATCCTATAGCGTCATGTTCACGGCCTCGCTCGGCGACAGCTACGCGATCACCGAAACGCTGGTGCGCGCGGCACCGATGATCTTCACCGGGCTGGCCGTGGCCGTCGCCTTCCGCGCAAAGTTCTGGAACATCGGCGCCGAGGGACAGTTGCTCGCTGGTGCGGTGGCGAGCTGCTTTGTCGGCGCCATTCCGATGCCGGGACCGCTCGCCATGCTGCTGATGGCCGTGGCGGGCGCTGCGGCCGGGGCCGCTGTTGCGCTGGTGCCGGCGACTCTCAGGGTCAAATTCAAGGTTGATGATGTCGTCAGCTCGCTGCTGCTCAACTCGGTCATCTACTACGCGCTGATGGCGCTGATTGAAGGGCCGTGGAAAGACTCCTTCAGCGGCTACCCGATCTCGCCGCCGATCGAGGATTCGGCCAACTTCCCGGTGCTGATCGAAGGCACGCGGCTGCATCTTGGTGTCATCGTGGCGCTGATCACCGCCCCCTTGATCTGGTTCCTTATCGCGCGCACGACGCTCGGCTTCAAGATCAGGGTCACCGGCGAGAATCCGGAAGCTGCCAGATATGGCGGCATCAACGTCGAACGCGTGCTGCTCTCCACCGCGCTGTTGTCCGGCGCGCTGGCGGGGCTCGCCGGCGTCGGCGAAGTCGGCGGCGTCCATTTCCAGGTGATGAGCGACATTTCGCCGGGCTATGGCTATTCCGGCATCGTCGTCGCAATGCTGGCACGGCTCAATCCGTTGGGCGTCGTGCCGGCGGCGATCTTCCTGGCCGCCGTGATGACCGGTGCCGAGGCGATGTCTCGCGCGACCGGCGTTCCGGCCTTCCTCAGCGACGTCATCCAGGGCACCGCGCTGCTTGCCATGCTGGTGGCGCTGCTGTTCACCGCCTATCGCGTCCGCCGCGTCGGGGCTGCCCGATGA